In Nonlabens agnitus, the DNA window GGGAATTAAATCCAAATCAATTACGTAGTGGTATCATTCCTCCATTCCCTACAGAAAGAGCTACCATCGTTTTAGAAAAGGAGATTGGTAAATTTGGATTTACTTTAGGTGGTATTTGGGCTGGAAGTCCTCTTAATGGAACTACCTATCAAGATGTTGCAGGTAGTCCTGGAAACTATACTGTTTTTCAAGATAGAGTCAAGTCAAGCGACAATTGGGGTGGAAAAGCCAAAATCACATACCAAGGCGGTAAAATCAATTGGTATGCACAAGGTGGTATCAATGGTTTGGTAGCTCAAGGTGGTGCAGATCAAACCCAAACATTTACTGGTTGGAGGCTGAGAGATATCGGTAGTGGTAATATGTCTAATTTTCTAACTGGATTTACTTATTCTTTAGGTGATTGGCAAATAGCACCCAATTTCTTATACCAAAAACCATTAGTGGAGGCGATTCCTAGTGATGCTGGAGCACCCGCAAGGTTGAGAAATGTTATTGATGATCCATTTGCCGTAAGAGCTAACCGGGAAACTACCGCTGGAGAATTGTTGCTGACGTTCGACCCGACTCCCGGTACATGGTTTTATGAATGGGACAATGATAGATCTGAAGACGCTCCGCTTGCATTTAGTGCCGGATTTGTTTTCTGGCATTTACCAACGAAGCAGGATGCCCACATTGGTTTTAATGCCAATAGAGAATTTTTTCCTTTCCCAGATTCAGTTCCTGCTGAAGACTTATGGGAAGCAAATAGTAGAATTGTTTCTAAGATTTCGCCAGAATTGGCATTAATTGGTAACCTATACTACGGTAAGTCCCAACCTAATGGAGATAGTGAAAGACTAATCTATCGATATGGTGGTGATGTAAGATTGGTGTACAATAAAATGAAATTGGTTTCAGAAGTTAAGTTTAATGATTGGGGTCCTTATGATTATCACAGAGACTTCAACCTAACATTCCCACTGCAATTGATGTTAGATCTTTCATATTCAATTGGTAAACCGGATTGGTTCATTTTACCAAGCACAGTAATGGGTATAAGAGGTACCTGGAGATCTTTGGATCAATTCTCACCTAGATACAGCCCCAATAATGCTGCCGAATTTGCCGACCAGCCAACCATCAGCCCTGTAGGATTCCCTAATGGATCCGAATGGGAAATAAGAACTTACGTTCATATCAATATTGGAAAATAATATAGCAATGATGAAAAAGAGATATAATATAATTTGGAAAAGCCTAGCACTTCTGGGCGTGGCCGCAGCTGTTTTGATAGGTTGTGAACGTGAAATTTCAGACGATGCTGTAGAAGCGTTGTTCTCAGATAATCCAGACGTTTTTATTGATAGCTTTAGCTCTGGACTTGAATATTTACCTTTTGGTGGTTCAAAGCAAGATGCTTTTACAGTCGATACTGAAACGGTCTTTGAAGGTTCTGCATCCATGCGATTTGATGTGCCTAACGTCGGTGATCCTGATGGTGCCTTTGCAGGTGCTATTTTTCCAGACTTGAATGGTGGAAGAAATCTAACTAAATATGACGCACTTACATTCTATGCCAAGGCTACAACGGCTGGTACCATAAATGAAATTGGTTTTGGTCAAGATTTTGGAGAGGCAAGATACTTAGTGACTCGCCTGAATCTTAGACTGACTACAAATTGGAGAAAATACGTTATCCCTATTCCAGACCCTTCTGTACTTACTCAAGAATCTGGATTGCTATGGTATTCAGAAGGTCCAGAAGATGGTGACGGTTATACGTTCTGGCTTGATAATGTACAGTTTGAAAAATTAGGAACAGTAGCTCAACCTAGGCCGTCAATTTTGAATGGTCAAGATCTAGCACAACAATCTTTTATTAGTTCCTCATTGACAATTGACGGTTTGGGACAAACTTTCAATACAGCAAACGGACAAGATGTTACCGTGATTCCCGCACCTGCCTATTTCGATTTTAGATCTTCAGATCCTTCCGTAGCTGCTGTTGACGAACAAGGTCGGGTTACAGTCGTTAGTGCAGGAACAGCAATAATCACGGCCTCATTAAATGGGGTTGACGCTACTGGATCACTAAACATAGAGTCTGTAGGAGCATTTCCACATGCTCCCGTACCTACCAGGCCTGCCTCAAACGTCACTTCATTATTTAGCGACGCTTACGAAAACGTACCAGTGAGACACTATAATGGTTTTTTTGCACCCTTTCAAACCACACAAGGCGGCGCCGGATCTGACCCAAATAATGTTGATATACAGGCTCCTTTTGCAGATGGCTCCTTAGACAATATTATCAATTATACGCAATTAAACTTTGTGAGTATAGGAATGTATGAAACGGTTCCTAATGTAGATGTCAGCTCACGAACCACTTTTCATGTAGATATTAACGTGAGAGAAACAGTTAATAATGGGGACTTTATTCGAATAGAATTGGAAACTGGAACAGGAAGCGGCCAGGTATCTGGTAGCTCTTTTACCATTTCAGCTGCGATGTTAAGAAACGTTGATGATGACGGTTGGGCTAGTATTGATATACCGCTATCAAGTTTTAGCGGGTTTAATAATCGATCTAGGTTAGGGCAGGTTTTCTTTATTTCTGACAATACAATATCAAATATCTGGGTAGATAATGTCTATTTCTATAATCAGTAAAATCAAATTTGATAACCTTAAAATAAGAAATATGAATACGCCATTTATAAAGCAGTTAAAATTAAAACTTAACAGTATAGTTCCGATCTTTTTGATTTGCACAATTGTAAGCTGTGAGAATGATGAAAAGCAGACGGTGACCACTTTGAATAAATTAGTCCTTGCAGAGGAGTTTGATGTGGACGGTGCTCCAGATCCTAACTTATGGAGTTACGATCTAGGCGATGGTACGGCACGTGGACTGGTAGGTTGGGGAAACAATGAACTCCAATTTTATACCGACCGACCAGAAAACATTGTGGTGGAAGATGGTATGTTAAAGATCACTGCGATCAGAGAAAACTTTCAAGGATCCCAATACACGTCAGCTAGAATTCTGACTGAAAATAAATTCCAAAAGAAATATGGTCGCTTTGAAGCGAGAATGAAGCTGCCCTACAGCCAGGGAATCTGGCCGGCATTCTGGATGCTGGGCGATGATCAGAATGGTACACTGGTCTGGCCACAATTGGGCGAGATCGACATTATGGAGTATCGCGGTCAGAATCCTACTGAAGTTTTGGGAAGCGTTCACGGACCAGGATATTCTGGTGGCAATGCGCAATCAAAATCCTACATGCTTACCAATGATAGGTTTGATACAGATTTCCACATTTTTGGAATAGAATGGGGACCTAACTACATCAACTATTATGTGGATGATGTGCTTTACAATCAAATCACTCCAGACGATGTCGATGGCGAGTGGGTTTTCAACAACAATGAATTTTATATGTTGATCAACCTTGCTGTAGGCGGCTCCTTTGTAGGCGCACCCAATGAAAACACCGTGCTTCCGCAAACTCTATTTGTGGATTATGTGAGGGTTTACGAGTAAGAAATAATTCTAGTTCATGAGATTTTGAGGGAATACGCTTTCGCGAAAGCGTAACATTTCCATATTCCATGTGCTTCATACAGACCAATTAAACAAGTAAGAAAGTAGAATCTGACCAAAGAAATGACCGAAAACAAAACCTATCTAGGAGAACAAAAAGCCACTTTCCCAAATCACGGAGTGAAGGGAGAACTGGTAGATTTCCAAGGCGAAACCTATTATAAGATAAGTAACCACGACGCGATGCGCCCATTTTTCATGAGCATCGTTAGCGATTCCAACCACTGGATGTTCATCTCCAGTAATGGTGGGCTTACTGCAGGTCGCAAGAATAGTGACTCAGCATTGTTTCCCTATTATACGGACGATAAGATTACAGAGTCCTTTGATATTACGGGAAGCAAAACCATCATAAGAGTGCATACCAGCGATCGCGACCAGCTTTGGGAGCCGTTCTCCAATAGGTACACGGGTATTTATGCCATCACACGAAATCTTTATAAAAATGTTTACGGGAACAAACTCATTTTTGAAGAGATCAATGAAGACTTACAATTAACCTATCGATATCACTGGAACTCAAGTGATCAATATGGCTTTGTCAAGAGATCGCAATTGATCAACAGTGGCGATCAAAAAGTGAATCTAACCGTACTAGATGGATTGCAGAATATACTGCCGGCGACCGTTGGTGAAGACCTTCAAAAAGCATCCAGTAACTTAGTTGATGCCTACAAAAGAACAGAATTAAAGGAAGACACTGGAATAGGCATTATTGCGTTAAGTGCTGTAATCGTCGATAAGGCAGAGCCTAGCGAGGCACTCAAAGCAAATATTGCCTGGTCACTAGGTCTTGAAAATCCTACCTACCTCATTTCAACATTGCAATTGGATCCATTCAGAAAGGGCCACCAAGTAACTCCAGAAACAGATGTGAAGGCAGAAAAAGGCGCCTATTTCACGGTTTCAGAAATGACCATCGCGGCAGGAGACAAAAAGGAATGGTATTACCTAGCTGATGTCAATCAGAACATCGTTACCATCAACGAAATTTCTGCACAGATCAAAGATGATAAAGACTTGATTCAAAAGATCAACGATGATATCGAATTGGGATCCCAAAAATTAAATGCGCTGGTAGCAGCATCTGATGGATTGCAATGCACCGCAGATCCTTTGACTAACAATCGTCACTTTTCAAATACCATGTTCAACATCATGCGTGGTGGTATTTTTGACGACAACTACACTGTTGAAAAGGAAGATTTTTTAGAGTACCTGCAAGCAGCCAATGCTCAGGTTTTCAAAGAAGCGCAGCCATGGTTGGAACACCTTTCATCAGATTTCAATCAGCAGGAGCTTATTGAGATTGCAAATGCTCACGATAATCCAGATTTCAAACGTCTGGCGATAGAATATCTGCCACTTAAATTTAGCCGTAGACATGGCGACCCTAGTCGTCCTTGGAATAAGTTCTCCATCAATACGCGCAGTGAGGTAGATGGTTCAAAAATTCTGGATTACGAGGGAAACTGGCGCGACATCTTTCAAAACTGGGAAGCCCTAGCACATTCCTATCCTGAATTTATTGAAGGAATGATCCACAAGTTTCTAAACGCGACAACGCTCGATGGGTACAATCCTTACAGGGTCACTAAAGGCGGTTTTGACTGGGAAGTCATTGAAGAGGATGATCCATGGAGTTATATAGGATATTGGGGTGACCACCAGATTATTTATTTGCTCAAATTCCTTGAGTTTATTAAATCCTATTATCCAGAGAAATTAGAAGGTTTCCTTAATGAAGATATTTTTGTTTATGCTAACGTTCCATATAAAATCAAGAGCTATGCAGATATCAAAAAGAATCCTAAGGATACCATAGACTTTGATTACGACCTACAGGAAACCATAGAGGAACGACGCAACCACCTAGGCGCTGATGGCGCCTTGCTCAAGAATCAATCTGGTGAAATCTACCGTGTTAACTTATTGGAAAAACTATTGGTAACCACACTGGCCAAAGTTTCCAATTTCATCCCAGAAGGTGGTATCTGGTTGAACACACAGCGACCTGAATGGAATGATGCCAACAATGCCCTAGTAGGAAATGGTGTTTCCATGGTGACTTTGTATTACTTAAGAAGATTCCTGAATTACTTCAAGGAATTCATCACAGATTCAGATTTTGAAGATTCTTCAATATCTGTTGAGTTGTATGAGTTTTTCAATGCGGTTCACAAGACCTTGAGTGATCATAAAGATGTCATTAGTGGTTCCATCGATGATCACCAGCGTCGTTTGATACTGGATGGTGTGGCACAACCGGCCAGTGATTATAGAACAAAAATTTACTGCCAGAATTTCTCTGGCGTGAAAAAAAGCGTCTCAAAACAGGACCTGTTGGATTTTGTCACTGTTTCCTTGGACTATCTAGATCATAGTATTGATGCCAACTTGCGTCAAGATGGTATGTATCACGCATACAACCTAATGACCATTGAGGACAATGGCGACATCAGTATTTCCTATTTATCTGAAATGCTGGAAGGCCAAGTGGCTGTTTTAAGTTCTGGTTACCTTAACCCAACTCAGGCATTATCGGTTATGGATGGCCTCAAGTCCAGCGCCCTTTTTAGAGAAGACCAATACAGTTACATTTTATATCCCAACAAGCAGTTGCCTGGTTTTGAGGAGAAGAATATCATTCCAAAAGATCATGTCCAACAGTCACAGCTACTGCAACAATTATTAAAGGATGGCAATCAAAAAGTGGTCGTACAAGACAATCATGGCGATTACCATTTCAATGCTAATTTCAATAATGCCAATAGTTTAAAGGCTGCCTTGAAACAACTTCCACAATCTGTTTATGGTAGCTTGATTGAAAAGGAACAGCAGCAATTGGAAAAAACCTTTGAAGCAGTATTCAACCACAAAGCCTTTACAGGTAGATCAGGTACGTTCTTCGGTTATGAAGGTTTGGGTTCTATCTATTGGCACATGGTTTCAAAACTATTATTGGCCGTTCAGGAGTGCTGTCTTGATGCTATCAGCAGCGGCGCGAGTGATGAAATTGTAGGTAATATGTTGGATCACTATTACGAGATCCAGGCAGGAATAGGTTCACATAAGTCGCCTAAACTTTATGGTGCAGTACCTACAGACCCTTATTCTCACACACCTGCTACAAAGGGTGCGCAGCAACCAGGAATGACTGGTCAGGTGAAAGAAGATATCTTAAGCCGTTTTGGCGAACTGGGATTGGTTGTGAAAAACGGCATCTTGAATTTCAAGCCTAGTTTATTGCGCAAGCAGGAATTTTTGAAATCGGTGCATGATTTTGAATATGTAGATCTGCACAAGAATAAACAAACCATCCAGATCAATTCAGGATCGCTGGCCTTCACCTATTGTCAGGTGCCCGTAGTGTACACTTTGAGCGATAAGAAACACGTCAAAGTTACCTTCAAGGATGGCAAAACAAAGCAGTTTGAAGACTTGAAGCTGGATCTTGCTACAAGCCATCAATTGTTCAAAC includes these proteins:
- a CDS encoding Ig-like domain-containing protein → MMKKRYNIIWKSLALLGVAAAVLIGCEREISDDAVEALFSDNPDVFIDSFSSGLEYLPFGGSKQDAFTVDTETVFEGSASMRFDVPNVGDPDGAFAGAIFPDLNGGRNLTKYDALTFYAKATTAGTINEIGFGQDFGEARYLVTRLNLRLTTNWRKYVIPIPDPSVLTQESGLLWYSEGPEDGDGYTFWLDNVQFEKLGTVAQPRPSILNGQDLAQQSFISSSLTIDGLGQTFNTANGQDVTVIPAPAYFDFRSSDPSVAAVDEQGRVTVVSAGTAIITASLNGVDATGSLNIESVGAFPHAPVPTRPASNVTSLFSDAYENVPVRHYNGFFAPFQTTQGGAGSDPNNVDIQAPFADGSLDNIINYTQLNFVSIGMYETVPNVDVSSRTTFHVDINVRETVNNGDFIRIELETGTGSGQVSGSSFTISAAMLRNVDDDGWASIDIPLSSFSGFNNRSRLGQVFFISDNTISNIWVDNVYFYNQ
- a CDS encoding glycoside hydrolase family 16 protein yields the protein MNTPFIKQLKLKLNSIVPIFLICTIVSCENDEKQTVTTLNKLVLAEEFDVDGAPDPNLWSYDLGDGTARGLVGWGNNELQFYTDRPENIVVEDGMLKITAIRENFQGSQYTSARILTENKFQKKYGRFEARMKLPYSQGIWPAFWMLGDDQNGTLVWPQLGEIDIMEYRGQNPTEVLGSVHGPGYSGGNAQSKSYMLTNDRFDTDFHIFGIEWGPNYINYYVDDVLYNQITPDDVDGEWVFNNNEFYMLINLAVGGSFVGAPNENTVLPQTLFVDYVRVYE